A part of Helicobacter himalayensis genomic DNA contains:
- a CDS encoding tRNA (cytidine(34)-2'-O)-methyltransferase — translation MLHIVLVEPQIPQNTGNIGRLCVATNSILHLIKPLGFSTSQKELKRAGLDYWQNLKVYEWENLDSFWESYPPNNAHFFFSTKARKLHYEAQFQKECFLYFGREDKGLDSQILARFENQIYKLPMSALARSINLATCVGAVTYEALRQNGIYKEF, via the coding sequence ATGCTACATATTGTCCTAGTAGAACCACAAATCCCGCAAAACACCGGCAATATCGGGCGGCTTTGCGTAGCGACAAATTCCATCTTGCACCTCATCAAGCCACTTGGTTTTAGCACAAGTCAAAAAGAGCTAAAACGCGCCGGGCTAGATTATTGGCAGAATCTCAAAGTCTATGAATGGGAAAATTTAGATTCTTTTTGGGAATCTTACCCGCCAAATAACGCGCATTTTTTCTTTAGCACCAAAGCACGCAAACTCCACTACGAAGCGCAATTTCAAAAAGAGTGCTTTTTATATTTTGGCAGAGAGGATAAGGGATTAGATTCTCAAATTCTTGCGCGTTTTGAAAATCAAATCTACAAGCTCCCTATGAGTGCGCTTGCACGCAGTATAAATCTTGCTACTTGCGTTGGCGCGGTGACTTATGAAGCCCTGCGTCAAAATGGAATCTACAAAGAATTTTAA
- a CDS encoding DUF7494 domain-containing protein — MKLCGLLVFWVLCSALCALEVSINYGKENSQNFSVLNLQHNEPFECQELSNAQGVVMRIVCVINKPPLASFSPTNTIFFKFWNRVNEGKFYFYIEPNFSAKLFNTFIDLKTDTPIPKERPRKSKSWQIVGFQDTIPFFSRAQSKGLNFPIAITHESEDFVSELDVDRAPLMFEEGQDFSYYLNVQDLMRNGLYVEAIKTIDETLYAFPKSIFVKDLLFFRLKALQILDSGDNADSVIEMGLKWVKRYPTDINVPEVLYYIGNAYMHIRFSSEAKYFYDRLISEYPQSRFAPLAKMQIAKGYYGVSESSDAMRYFAQSYQEAKDLDSASEVALEWSDFYLQTAQKNEAKALIDTLLKANPAYFGQNVDKSVAFANLLMENEMWESAAQISENLHNALGDERANLKEDLLNKASLSYQNSGDFEKAHMINTRFLEEFAHRPRAEEIKERDDKLLFEIGVNDAPEEKIKRYDYLIQTYPNTETAQKAQELKNQILFSQKRFSEILSTDTTSALAQQSYIEILHAAIENKDCQAIARNFSHYTKEVFDSRQRAQIFECLYSLSLNKQAQEVIEGLAKEENDTRKRLNLLYLESLNLDKLALSKPASIASRDTLTLAQSLKMQEYYDIGFVLFRNLLLNANANEAREIATFLHQNLGDDIRMIDVDLELLKFAQDSKDETTLQLYANDILRLQNLHNTTQGTPYVDFALIQSFMRERDFAQSLRLLDSLLAKEIAPNARAQALYLKGSVLRSLNDNASAKQNFEECRVIQGDSKTWQSLCTQALDLVQ, encoded by the coding sequence ATGAAACTATGCGGGTTGCTTGTGTTTTGGGTTTTATGCAGTGCGCTTTGCGCACTTGAAGTGAGCATTAACTATGGCAAAGAAAATTCCCAAAACTTCTCCGTGCTGAATCTCCAGCATAATGAACCTTTTGAGTGCCAAGAATTAAGTAACGCGCAAGGTGTGGTTATGCGCATTGTTTGCGTGATTAATAAACCTCCGCTTGCGAGCTTTTCACCCACTAACACGATTTTTTTTAAATTTTGGAATCGCGTGAATGAGGGCAAATTCTATTTTTATATCGAGCCAAATTTTTCTGCAAAACTTTTTAATACTTTCATTGATTTAAAAACCGATACACCAATCCCAAAAGAGCGCCCTAGGAAGTCAAAATCGTGGCAGATTGTGGGGTTTCAAGATACGATACCTTTCTTTTCGCGCGCACAAAGCAAGGGGCTTAATTTCCCAATTGCCATCACGCACGAGAGCGAAGATTTTGTAAGCGAGCTTGATGTCGATAGAGCACCGCTTATGTTTGAAGAAGGGCAGGATTTTTCTTATTATTTAAATGTGCAGGATTTGATGAGGAATGGGCTTTATGTCGAGGCGATAAAAACTATCGATGAGACGCTGTATGCGTTCCCAAAGAGTATTTTTGTCAAGGATTTATTGTTTTTTCGCTTGAAAGCATTGCAGATTTTGGATTCTGGAGATAATGCTGATAGCGTTATTGAAATGGGCTTAAAGTGGGTGAAGCGCTATCCTACTGATATTAATGTTCCTGAAGTGCTGTATTATATCGGAAATGCTTATATGCATATTCGCTTTAGCTCAGAGGCGAAGTATTTTTATGACAGACTTATTAGCGAGTATCCGCAGTCGCGCTTCGCGCCGTTGGCAAAAATGCAGATTGCTAAAGGTTATTATGGCGTTTCAGAATCTTCTGATGCAATGCGCTATTTTGCGCAAAGCTACCAAGAGGCAAAGGATTTAGATTCTGCGAGTGAAGTTGCGCTAGAGTGGAGTGATTTTTATTTGCAAACTGCCCAAAAAAACGAGGCAAAGGCACTCATTGATACGCTATTAAAAGCAAATCCTGCATATTTTGGGCAAAATGTTGATAAAAGCGTGGCTTTTGCCAATTTGCTAATGGAAAATGAAATGTGGGAAAGCGCGGCGCAAATTAGTGAAAATCTCCATAATGCGCTTGGTGATGAGCGTGCGAATCTCAAAGAGGATTTACTCAATAAGGCATCTTTAAGTTATCAAAATAGCGGTGATTTTGAAAAAGCACATATGATTAACACGCGCTTTTTGGAGGAATTTGCCCATCGTCCAAGAGCAGAGGAGATTAAAGAGCGCGATGATAAATTGCTTTTTGAAATCGGCGTAAATGACGCGCCAGAGGAAAAAATCAAGCGTTATGATTATCTTATACAAACATACCCAAATACAGAAACCGCGCAAAAAGCCCAAGAGCTCAAAAATCAGATTCTCTTTTCGCAAAAGCGTTTTAGTGAGATTTTGAGCACAGATACCACAAGCGCGCTCGCACAGCAAAGCTATATTGAGATTTTACACGCAGCCATTGAAAATAAAGATTGTCAAGCAATCGCGCGCAATTTTTCGCATTACACAAAAGAGGTTTTTGATAGCAGACAGCGTGCGCAGATTTTTGAATGTCTGTATTCTCTCTCGCTTAATAAGCAAGCCCAAGAGGTGATTGAAGGTTTGGCAAAAGAGGAAAATGATACGCGCAAAAGGCTTAATTTGCTCTATTTAGAATCACTCAACCTTGATAAACTCGCGCTTAGCAAGCCCGCTAGCATTGCCTCGCGTGATACGCTCACACTCGCGCAAAGCTTGAAAATGCAGGAATATTACGATATTGGCTTTGTGCTTTTTAGAAATCTTTTGCTTAATGCAAATGCTAACGAGGCGCGTGAAATAGCGACATTTTTGCATCAAAATTTGGGCGATGATATAAGAATGATTGATGTTGATTTGGAATTATTGAAATTTGCGCAGGATTCCAAAGATGAGACGACTTTGCAATTGTATGCAAATGATATTTTGCGCCTACAAAATTTGCATAACACCACGCAAGGCACGCCATATGTGGATTTTGCGCTTATACAAAGTTTTATGCGAGAAAGGGATTTTGCTCAATCTTTAAGGCTTTTAGATTCTCTGCTTGCAAAAGAGATTGCGCCAAATGCGCGCGCGCAGGCACTTTATCTAAAAGGTTCAGTGCTTAGAAGTCTTAATGATAATGCAAGCGCAAAGCAAAACTTTGAAGAGTGCAGGGTAATTCAAGGAGATTCTAAAACTTGGCAAAGCCTTTGCACGCAGGCGCTAGATTTAGTGCAGTAG
- a CDS encoding NADH-quinone oxidoreductase subunit N, giving the protein MLDSIFMPALAFELILPPLCSLFGALFVLMLGAFTHNKHPKILGFLSALSVIISCVFCFFLRNYDGETGFFDMVIFDSFSFLAQFLILLSAFGFILLSISPKLPQSYKSGEFYALILSCVFGLQILVSSSHLVLILLGLEIASLCSYGLIALGGCRGNLEGAIKYFVFGAFSTGFFVFGVAFLYLDAASLDLREIFSIDSLSLPLAIGFICMFCGIGVKISMFPFHTWTPDAYEGANPLVAGFLSIAPKIGAFVLAWSVFSRFLVLERTIAPQNSYISAIIFVLVVLSMTLPNLLALTQKDVKRMLAYSSITHASFLLAMIFVNSVQALEGFFLYWFMFVFANIGAFGMLWILRLDSPDCTLSRFVGLGRRAPKLACLFALFLLTLIGIPPLSVFWGKMYVMQAAIDSDYVFLALIMALNSAIAAYYYLRVIVAMFLLSDSKLLDSNSLDSQQEAQTAEFDTSFMPLFVVSVCAIFVVISCVLAQKLLSFLEIFI; this is encoded by the coding sequence ATGCTAGATTCTATATTTATGCCAGCATTGGCTTTTGAGCTGATTTTGCCCCCACTTTGCTCTCTTTTTGGCGCGCTTTTTGTGCTTATGCTTGGCGCATTTACGCATAATAAGCACCCAAAAATACTTGGATTTTTAAGCGCACTTAGTGTGATTATAAGCTGTGTTTTTTGCTTTTTTTTGAGAAATTACGATGGAGAAACCGGTTTTTTTGATATGGTGATATTTGATAGTTTTTCCTTCCTTGCGCAGTTTTTGATTTTATTAAGCGCGTTTGGATTTATCCTTTTATCTATTAGTCCAAAGTTACCTCAAAGCTACAAAAGCGGGGAATTTTACGCATTAATATTAAGTTGTGTGTTTGGTTTGCAAATCTTAGTAAGCTCAAGCCATTTAGTCTTAATTTTGCTAGGACTTGAAATCGCCTCGCTTTGCTCTTATGGGCTTATTGCCTTAGGCGGTTGCAGGGGGAATTTAGAGGGCGCAATCAAGTATTTTGTTTTTGGCGCATTTAGCACGGGATTTTTTGTTTTTGGTGTGGCATTTTTGTATTTAGATGCTGCAAGCCTAGATTTGCGTGAGATTTTTAGTATAGATTCTCTCTCGCTTCCTCTAGCCATTGGCTTTATTTGTATGTTTTGTGGTATTGGGGTGAAAATCTCAATGTTTCCATTCCACACTTGGACGCCTGATGCGTATGAGGGCGCAAATCCGCTTGTCGCGGGATTCTTGTCTATTGCGCCAAAGATTGGGGCATTTGTCCTTGCGTGGAGTGTATTTTCGCGTTTTCTCGTGCTTGAGCGCACCATAGCGCCACAAAATAGCTACATAAGCGCGATTATTTTCGTGCTTGTCGTGCTTTCTATGACTTTGCCAAATCTCTTAGCACTCACGCAAAAAGATGTCAAAAGAATGCTTGCGTATAGTTCTATCACGCACGCAAGCTTTTTGCTTGCAATGATTTTTGTCAATAGCGTTCAGGCATTGGAGGGATTCTTTTTGTATTGGTTTATGTTTGTGTTTGCGAATATTGGCGCATTTGGTATGCTGTGGATTTTGCGCTTGGATTCCCCAGATTGCACCTTGTCGCGCTTTGTTGGTTTAGGCAGGCGCGCACCAAAGCTTGCGTGTCTTTTTGCGCTTTTTTTGCTTACACTTATTGGAATCCCGCCTTTAAGCGTATTTTGGGGCAAAATGTATGTGATGCAAGCAGCCATTGATTCTGATTATGTATTTTTAGCACTTATTATGGCGTTAAATAGCGCGATTGCAGCGTATTATTATTTGCGTGTGATTGTGGCGATGTTTTTGCTATCAGATTCTAAATTGCTAGATTCTAATTCGCTAGATTCCCAACAAGAAGCACAAACAGCGGAATTTGACACAAGCTTTATGCCATTATTTGTGGTGAGCGTTTGCGCGATTTTTGTCGTTATTTCTTGCGTGTTGGCTCAAAAGTTGCTTAGCTTTTTGGAGATTTTTATTTAA
- a CDS encoding NADH-quinone oxidoreductase subunit M, with amino-acid sequence MEHLLSFLIFFPALCAIACVFLNDTKARLFGLVASGLELVACIVLYVKFETNFSGYPFVEKFELIPSLGISYFVGIDGISLFLVLLSALIGFVGILFLRNESRLKQFVICILSLQTIVIGLFCALDMILFYIFWELSLVPMLYIIGVWGSEKRIYASVKFFLYTFGASLIMLVGILYYAYEFHAHSGFWSFSLVDWYLLNLNVDSQKWLFWAFFIGIAVKVPMFPFHTWLPYAHGQAPTIGSVILASVLLKMGTYAFVRISLPLFPVACMDYANIVAILCLCMIIYGAMLAYAQKDLKQVIAYSSISHMGVIVLGTFALNSEGISGSVFFMLGHGIVSAALFMLVGMLYERRHTKLISEFGGLMNVTPKIGIFFAIALVASVGLPLSIGFVGEFLSLYGYFQVSPLIAFIAGFSIILGAVYMLSSFGKVFLGALKNEKNKNLLDMNKREFFSLLPLIVLIIALGIYPKPILEPISNASNILLDVMHAKLESHNEFFIGE; translated from the coding sequence ATGGAGCATTTACTTAGCTTTCTTATCTTTTTTCCCGCACTTTGCGCGATTGCGTGTGTCTTTTTGAACGATACAAAAGCGCGCCTTTTTGGGCTTGTTGCAAGTGGCTTGGAGCTTGTGGCGTGCATTGTCTTGTATGTGAAGTTTGAGACAAATTTTAGCGGCTATCCTTTTGTTGAAAAATTTGAGCTTATCCCCTCTCTTGGGATTTCATATTTTGTTGGCATTGATGGAATCTCGCTATTTTTGGTGCTTTTAAGTGCGCTTATTGGCTTTGTGGGGATTTTATTTTTGCGCAATGAATCGCGTTTGAAGCAATTTGTCATTTGTATCTTAAGCCTGCAAACTATTGTGATTGGGCTTTTTTGCGCGCTTGATATGATTTTATTTTACATTTTTTGGGAACTTTCCCTCGTGCCGATGCTTTATATTATCGGAGTTTGGGGGAGTGAAAAGAGAATCTACGCGTCAGTGAAATTCTTTCTTTACACCTTTGGTGCGTCTCTTATTATGCTTGTTGGAATTCTGTATTATGCTTATGAATTCCACGCACACAGCGGATTTTGGAGTTTTAGTCTTGTAGATTGGTATTTGCTTAATCTCAATGTAGATTCTCAAAAATGGCTTTTTTGGGCGTTTTTCATCGGTATCGCAGTCAAAGTGCCGATGTTTCCTTTCCACACTTGGCTGCCCTACGCGCACGGGCAAGCCCCGACAATTGGCTCTGTTATCCTTGCAAGCGTGCTTTTAAAAATGGGAACTTATGCCTTTGTAAGAATCTCACTCCCGCTTTTCCCTGTGGCGTGTATGGATTATGCAAATATCGTGGCGATTTTGTGCTTATGTATGATTATTTATGGCGCGATGTTAGCGTATGCGCAAAAGGATTTAAAGCAGGTTATTGCGTATAGTTCGATTTCGCATATGGGCGTGATTGTGCTAGGGACTTTCGCGCTTAATAGTGAGGGGATTTCTGGTTCGGTATTTTTTATGCTAGGACACGGGATTGTGAGTGCGGCGCTTTTTATGCTTGTGGGTATGCTTTATGAGCGTCGCCATACAAAGCTTATAAGCGAGTTTGGCGGATTGATGAATGTCACACCAAAAATAGGGATATTTTTTGCCATCGCGCTTGTTGCAAGTGTGGGGTTACCCTTAAGCATTGGCTTTGTTGGTGAGTTTTTAAGTCTTTATGGGTATTTTCAAGTAAGCCCACTTATTGCCTTTATCGCGGGTTTTAGTATTATTTTGGGCGCGGTGTATATGCTAAGTAGCTTTGGGAAGGTGTTTTTAGGTGCGCTAAAAAATGAAAAAAACAAGAATCTGTTAGATATGAATAAACGCGAATTTTTCAGCCTCCTGCCTTTAATCGTGCTTATCATCGCACTTGGAATCTACCCCAAGCCCATCTTAGAGCCCATTAGCAATGCGAGCAATATTTTGCTTGATGTGATGCACGCAAAGCTTGAGTCGCATAATGAATTTTTTATAGGAGAGTAA
- the nuoL gene encoding NADH-quinone oxidoreductase subunit L: MSRNDVSGLLGLFVLFAPLAGALWAGVFSLQKRRLISALVPCVLLALSLLACIFLALNLPYFLSNEFRFALFDWIVAGDFWSRLDFAINPLSLAMMGVVSFVSLCVHIYAIGYMWEDRGFNRFFAFLSAFVFCMLFLVMSDNLLGLFIGWEGVGLCSYLLIGFYYERKSANFASIEAFVMNRIADLAMLLGIFLIAMEFHSVSYYDIFETLRYGEVDEGILTWICALLFVGAMGKSAQFPLHTWLADAMEGPTPVSALIHAATMVTAGVYLLLRLSGLYESIIEVNSFIALLGAFVALFAASMALVNKDLKRIIAYSTLSQLGYMFVACGLGAYALALFHLCAHAFFKALLFLGAGNVMHAANDELNITKMGGFSKKLKITATFMTIASLALCGIYPFAGYFSKDLILESAFYTQHYGLWLMLLLGAFCTAFYSFRLLMLVFFAPSTHHFHLHEAPRFMLLAMLPLGILAVVAGFFEGWFMGFVDSMFPQFLQDSKNAPLNHASLIALTLSISALGIILAIFMYKNGAKIHTNFLHKILENQYYIPKLYEVCIIKPYAKLSAFLWEKVELKVIDFIVDFIAKGLQKMGFNQKPLQSGNLSQSMCLMVFGALCLFALMAFGYFVAKGL, from the coding sequence ATGAGCAGAAATGATGTAAGCGGACTTCTTGGGCTTTTCGTGTTATTTGCGCCTTTAGCTGGGGCGCTGTGGGCTGGGGTTTTTAGCTTGCAAAAAAGAAGGCTTATAAGCGCGCTTGTGCCTTGCGTGTTGCTTGCATTAAGCTTGCTTGCCTGCATATTTTTAGCACTTAATCTCCCTTATTTTTTGTCTAATGAATTTAGGTTTGCGCTTTTTGATTGGATTGTGGCGGGGGATTTTTGGAGTAGGCTTGATTTTGCGATTAATCCGTTAAGTCTTGCTATGATGGGCGTTGTGAGCTTTGTCTCACTTTGCGTGCATATATATGCTATCGGCTATATGTGGGAGGATAGGGGCTTTAATCGCTTTTTTGCATTTTTAAGCGCGTTTGTATTTTGTATGCTGTTTTTGGTGATGAGTGATAATCTTTTGGGGCTTTTTATCGGCTGGGAAGGCGTGGGGCTGTGCTCGTATTTGCTTATTGGCTTTTATTATGAGCGCAAAAGTGCGAATTTCGCCTCTATTGAAGCCTTTGTGATGAATAGAATCGCGGATTTAGCAATGCTACTTGGAATCTTCCTCATCGCAATGGAGTTTCATTCTGTAAGCTATTATGATATTTTTGAAACCTTGCGATATGGGGAAGTTGATGAGGGGATTCTCACTTGGATTTGTGCGCTGCTTTTTGTCGGTGCGATGGGCAAAAGTGCGCAGTTCCCATTGCATACTTGGCTAGCTGATGCGATGGAGGGACCTACGCCTGTTTCAGCGCTAATCCACGCTGCGACGATGGTGACTGCTGGCGTGTATTTGCTTTTGCGTTTAAGTGGCTTGTATGAAAGCATTATAGAAGTGAATAGTTTTATTGCGTTGCTTGGGGCATTTGTGGCGTTATTTGCCGCAAGTATGGCGCTAGTAAATAAGGACTTAAAGCGCATTATCGCGTATTCTACGCTTTCTCAACTTGGTTATATGTTCGTAGCTTGCGGACTTGGAGCGTATGCGTTAGCGCTTTTTCACCTTTGTGCGCACGCATTTTTCAAAGCCTTGCTCTTTTTGGGCGCGGGAAATGTTATGCACGCGGCAAATGATGAGCTTAATATCACCAAAATGGGTGGTTTTAGCAAAAAGCTAAAGATTACCGCCACATTTATGACAATTGCCTCTCTCGCGCTTTGTGGAATCTACCCCTTTGCGGGTTATTTTTCAAAAGATTTGATTTTAGAATCCGCTTTCTACACGCAACATTATGGGCTTTGGCTTATGCTTTTGCTTGGCGCATTTTGCACGGCGTTTTATAGCTTTAGATTGCTTATGCTTGTCTTTTTTGCACCGAGCACACATCATTTTCATTTGCACGAAGCCCCGCGCTTTATGCTGCTTGCAATGCTTCCGCTTGGAATTTTAGCAGTGGTTGCAGGATTTTTTGAGGGCTGGTTTATGGGTTTTGTGGATTCTATGTTTCCGCAATTTTTGCAAGATTCCAAAAACGCCCCGCTAAATCACGCAAGCCTTATCGCACTAACTCTTAGCATAAGCGCGCTTGGGATTATTCTTGCCATTTTTATGTATAAAAATGGCGCTAAGATTCACACGAACTTTTTACACAAAATCTTGGAAAATCAATACTATATCCCTAAGCTTTACGAAGTGTGTATCATCAAGCCCTACGCGAAACTAAGCGCATTTTTGTGGGAAAAAGTCGAGCTAAAAGTGATTGATTTTATCGTGGATTTTATAGCTAAAGGCTTGCAAAAAATGGGCTTTAATCAAAAACCTCTGCAAAGTGGGAATCTTAGTCAAAGTATGTGTCTTATGGTGTTTGGCGCACTTTGCTTGTTTGCTTTGATGGCATTTGGCTACTTTGTTGCAAAAGGATTGTAA
- the nuoK gene encoding NADH-quinone oxidoreductase subunit NuoK, whose protein sequence is MTITLQHYLVLSTILFCIGLYGLMRRRNILMLFFATEIMLNAGNLALVSVGYYLGDMSGQIFAFFVIAIAAAEVAVGLGLVVAWWKKYKSLELDSLNTLKG, encoded by the coding sequence ATGACAATCACCTTGCAACATTATCTTGTTTTGAGCACGATTCTCTTTTGTATCGGGCTGTATGGGCTTATGCGACGCAGGAATATTTTAATGCTGTTTTTTGCCACAGAGATTATGCTAAATGCTGGGAATCTTGCGCTTGTGAGCGTGGGCTATTATTTAGGTGATATGAGCGGGCAGATTTTTGCCTTTTTTGTCATCGCAATTGCCGCAGCAGAGGTGGCTGTGGGCTTAGGATTAGTGGTTGCGTGGTGGAAAAAATACAAAAGCCTTGAGTTAGATTCTCTAAACACGCTAAAAGGATAA
- a CDS encoding NADH-quinone oxidoreductase subunit J, with amino-acid sequence MFEAIVFYLFGALVCAMFFIAVRSANVLYALSALACGMVALSAFFFLMHAEFLGVVQIIVYSGAVVALYAFGMMFFNLSKNLKESKGIFAGILSLAFVVLLSALVGCLDSENAFIFENARGMELQEAQSGLNNIQIFGYLIFTKYLIAFEVAAVLLLVAMVIGIVLIMKETKKSSDTESARVDSQKE; translated from the coding sequence ATGTTTGAAGCTATCGTTTTTTATCTCTTTGGTGCGCTTGTGTGTGCGATGTTTTTTATCGCGGTGAGAAGCGCAAATGTGCTTTATGCACTAAGTGCGCTGGCTTGCGGTATGGTGGCTTTAAGCGCGTTTTTCTTTTTAATGCACGCGGAGTTTTTGGGTGTGGTGCAGATTATCGTGTATAGTGGTGCTGTGGTGGCGCTATATGCCTTTGGTATGATGTTTTTTAACCTTTCTAAAAATTTGAAAGAATCTAAAGGTATTTTTGCTGGGATTTTAAGCCTTGCTTTTGTGGTGCTTTTAAGCGCGCTTGTTGGGTGTCTGGATTCTGAAAATGCGTTTATATTTGAAAATGCGCGCGGTATGGAACTGCAAGAAGCACAAAGTGGGCTTAATAATATCCAAATCTTTGGCTATCTTATTTTTACAAAATATCTCATCGCCTTTGAAGTGGCTGCAGTGTTGCTTTTGGTGGCGATGGTGATAGGCATTGTGCTCATTATGAAAGAGACTAAAAAATCTAGCGATACAGAATCTGCGCGCGTAGATTCCCAAAAGGAGTAG
- the nuoI gene encoding NADH-quinone oxidoreductase subunit NuoI has protein sequence MMKKEYFYIDYNPKLPQSFLARVFRAVKITFGLDLLKGLMLTLKQFFGKKVTIQYPLEIMPTSPRYRAVHRLQRLLESENERCIGCGLCEKICTSNCIRILTNIDENGRKGIIDYSINLGRCIYCGLCAEVCPELAIVHTERTENASFARAHYNVKEYLLESSAPKQEYEGYGSVSVDCDECLGFTPLVENTTFPPAESAQTPQSEPQPTQGESYV, from the coding sequence ATGATGAAAAAAGAATATTTTTATATTGATTACAACCCGAAGTTGCCACAAAGCTTTTTGGCACGCGTTTTTCGCGCAGTGAAAATCACTTTTGGGCTTGATTTGTTAAAAGGACTTATGCTTACCTTAAAGCAATTTTTTGGCAAAAAAGTAACGATTCAATATCCTTTAGAGATTATGCCAACCTCGCCCCGCTATCGTGCTGTGCATAGATTGCAAAGATTGCTAGAATCTGAAAATGAACGTTGTATTGGCTGTGGATTGTGTGAAAAAATTTGCACGAGCAATTGCATACGCATACTTACAAATATTGATGAGAATGGGCGCAAAGGCATTATAGATTACAGCATAAATCTTGGTCGTTGCATTTATTGCGGACTTTGCGCGGAGGTGTGCCCAGAGCTCGCTATTGTGCATACAGAGCGGACAGAAAACGCCTCATTTGCGCGCGCGCATTATAACGTGAAAGAATACCTGTTAGAATCTAGCGCACCAAAGCAAGAGTATGAGGGCTATGGAAGCGTGAGCGTGGATTGCGATGAGTGCTTAGGCTTTACGCCACTTGTGGAAAATACGACTTTTCCTCCCGCAGAATCTGCACAAACCCCGCAAAGTGAGCCACAACCAACACAAGGAGAATCTTATGTTTGA
- the nuoH gene encoding NADH-quinone oxidoreductase subunit NuoH, translating to MSYFIIETFIKILIVLLIFSALAGFGTYLERKILGFFQCRLGPHYVGPFGLLQVVADGIKLFAKEDIIPLKANRLIFMIAPIIAAVSAFVAMAAIPFFPEFELFGMTIRPIIADINVGILFVLSASACGIYAPILAGLSSHSKYALLGGARAALQFLSFEMIMGLSLLAPLMLVGSLSLIDINAYQGSFSQWLVFKQPLAFVLFACAAFIELNRTPFDLLEHEAEIVAGYCTEYSGLKWGMFFIGEYASMIAMCFVFALIFFGGFNDLGFIPGGIAILLKVVFFIFLFMWVRATFPHMRPDQLFKACWKVMLPLALLNILITGIVLLL from the coding sequence ATGAGTTATTTTATTATTGAAACATTTATTAAAATCCTCATTGTGCTATTAATTTTTTCAGCACTTGCGGGCTTTGGGACTTATTTAGAGCGTAAGATTTTAGGTTTTTTTCAATGTCGTTTGGGACCGCATTATGTCGGACCTTTTGGGCTTTTGCAAGTGGTGGCTGATGGGATTAAGCTTTTTGCAAAAGAGGATATTATTCCGCTAAAAGCAAATCGCCTTATTTTTATGATAGCCCCGATAATTGCTGCGGTGAGCGCATTTGTGGCAATGGCGGCGATTCCATTTTTCCCAGAATTTGAGCTTTTTGGAATGACTATCCGCCCAATTATCGCGGATATTAATGTGGGAATCTTATTTGTGCTAAGTGCGAGTGCGTGCGGGATTTATGCACCTATTTTAGCAGGGCTTAGCTCGCATAGCAAATACGCGTTATTAGGCGGTGCGCGCGCGGCATTGCAGTTTCTTAGCTTTGAGATGATTATGGGACTTAGCTTGCTCGCACCGCTTATGCTTGTAGGCTCGCTTTCACTCATTGATATTAACGCTTATCAAGGAAGCTTTAGTCAATGGCTTGTTTTTAAGCAACCGCTTGCTTTTGTGCTTTTTGCCTGTGCGGCATTTATCGAGCTTAACCGCACGCCTTTTGATTTGCTCGAACACGAAGCAGAGATTGTAGCAGGCTACTGCACGGAATACAGCGGACTTAAATGGGGTATGTTTTTTATCGGTGAGTATGCGAGTATGATTGCGATGTGCTTTGTGTTTGCGCTTATCTTTTTTGGTGGATTCAATGATTTGGGCTTTATCCCCGGAGGCATTGCGATACTTTTAAAAGTGGTATTTTTCATCTTTCTATTTATGTGGGTGAGGGCGACGTTCCCACATATGCGCCCAGACCAACTTTTTAAGGCGTGTTGGAAAGTGATGCTTCCTTTGGCATTGCTAAATATCCTAATCACAGGCATTGTGCTACTTCTCTAA